One genomic window of Cercospora beticola chromosome 5, complete sequence includes the following:
- a CDS encoding uncharacterized protein (BUSCO:EOG09263OD3), which produces MSSQYQIPNTPRVISPSPTPSETSGKEGYFPPTTRSKGKRASASVEPIEEHATDKHNELGVHEETDPDLMRARSRSRSPQIRRESLRMTANANGTTTGAKTALPPNSVKTRRKLDEKALTNGSAKEPAQQNGLLSPASAVPQGFGSAYWRNLSRSPSPFGLIPIHREWRAFVHKHEIPRKVLHVSIGFLTLFLYYQGAQTSSIHPLLLGLGIPIFSVDLIRFRWPEFNRIYIRCLGAFMRESEAHDRYNGVISYIAGLWVAMYFCRKDVAVMSVLLLSWCDTAASTFGRLWGKYTPRIRRGKSLAGSLAAFVIGVASALLFWGLIASNTPEEYNQGVNSFAFQGVLTLPAPAREYLGLSPKQATIAGPLALGVMSVVSGLIASISEAIDLWGLDDNLTIPMLCSVGLGAFLWACGSS; this is translated from the coding sequence ATGTCGTCGCAGTACCAAATTCCAAACACGCCCCGCGTGATCTCACCTTCACCGACACCCTCCGAGACCAGCGGGAAAGAGGGCTACTTTCCCCCAACGACGCGGTCAAAGGGCAAGCGTGCGAGCGCGTCAGTGGAGCCTATCGAGGAGCACGCGACCGATAAGCACAATGAGCTCGGCGTTCATGAGGAAACAGATCCCGACTTGATGCGCGccaggagcagaagtcgCAGTCCGCAGATCAGACGAGAGTCGTTAAGAATGACAGCGAATGCGAATGGAACTACGACTGGAGCGAAGACAGCTCTGCCGCCCAATTCCGTGAAGACGAGACGGAAATTAGACGAGAAAGCACTCACGAATGGGTCTGCGAAAGAGCCTGCACAACAGAATGGACTGCTTTCGCCGGCAAGCGCAGTTCCACAAGGCTTTGGATCAGCATATTGGCGAAACTTGTCCCGAAGTCCCAGCCCATTTGGCCTAATCCCCATACATCGCGAATGGCGTGCATTCGTTCACAAGCATGAAATACCACGCAAGGTGCTGCATGTCAGTATTGGGTTCTTGACGCTCTTCTTATACTACCAAGGCGCCCAAACGAGCTCAAtacatcctcttcttctcggcctgGGGATACCGATATTCTCGGTCGATTTGATTCGTTTTCGATGGCCGGAGTTCAACAGGATATACATACGATGTCTGGGCGCATTCATGAGAGAAAGTGAGGCGCACGATCGATACAACGGAGTCATTAGCTACATCGCAGGCTTGTGGGTAGCTATGTACTTTTGCAGGAAAGATGTGGCTGTCATGAGCGTTCTGCTTCTCAGCTGGTGCGACACGGCCGCGAGCACGTTCGGAAGACTCTGGGGAAAGTATACACCTAGGATAAGGCGGGGAAAGAGTTTGGCTGGATCTCTCGCGGCCTTTGTGATCGGAGTGGCCAGTGCGTTGTTGTTCTGGGGTCTCATTGCCTCGAATACGCCGGAAGAATACAACCAGGGTGTGAATAGCTTCGCGTTCCAAGGCGTTCTCACTCTACCTGCTCCAGCGAGAGAGTACCTGGGACTGAGTCCGAAGCAGGCCACGATCGCTGGTCCTTTGGCACTAGGCGTCATGTCCGTGGTTTCTGGTTTGATCGCCAGTATCAGCGAGGCCATCGACTTGTGGGGCTTGGACGACAACCTGACGATACCTATGTTATGTTCGGTCGGCCTGGGTGCCTTCTTATGGGCTTGCGGGAGCAGCTGA
- a CDS encoding uncharacterized protein (CAZy:GH47): MFARVPLVLCLATAALALNLDSPAAYSPPLQQPSAPAAPNGYGQQPTLTITRTVYNNPAATKAPPVPPVPSKNTTSPITSSNSIGSCKNVQSSNIRADETRAAAVKEAFLHGWNAYVKYANGFDELGPLALNGTNNRYGWGLTIVDSIDTAIIMGLTDIVNDMLDFISGVDFTKTEFVEADEGVNLFETNIRYIGGLLGAYDLIKSGQFGTYDQQKIDMLLTQATILADKVAYGFNTPSGLPAAFANFTSNEPVYDTYTDPVTNTTYNSTNAASIGTFLLEWGRLSDLTGNSSYREIVEKADSYLINPSPAPALTNLIGTQFDVETGNMLTKDGGWQAGVDSFLEYLIKYYQYAPSNVAQQYKDFWVKATQTTIDNLVIHPRGFNQLSFVSRLSENGTVDNLADDFSCFAGGNWLLGGALLDDPKITQLGVDWTAGCYHLYNTSTTGLGPLVWSWSDQQGNTVNKNFQNDAAALRSAAARGWFIPNNLENWFSRPEPLESVFYAYRITGDQKWADANWRIFQAINTTARTAEAFAAVNNVDMPYGGSMSNNLDSFFFAEVLKYLYLTFVDGSVVDLSAWVFNTEAHPLQAQCAGGNNANQTAGRSSSNGRQ, translated from the exons ATGTTCGCACGCGTTCCACTCGTTCTTTGTCTGGCAACTGCCGCTTTAGCTTTGAATCTCGATAGTCCCGCCGCTTACTCTCCTCCGCTACAGCAGCCTTCAGCACCCGCAGCTCCGAATGGCTACGGCCAACAACCGACATTGACCATCACTCGAACCGTCTACAATAATCCCGCTGCTACGAAAGCTCCGCCTGTACCGCCTGTTCCAAGCAAGAATACTACCAGTCCTATCACCAGTTCTAACAGCATCGGCTCCTGCAAGAATGTGCAGTCTTCGAATATCCGAGCTGATGAGacaagagctgctgctgtgaaggAGGCTTTCTTGCATGGCTGGAATGCTTATGTCAAGTATGCGAATGGATTCGACGAGTTGGGGCCTCTGGCTTTGAATGGTACGAATAATCGATATGGCTGGGGGCTTACGATTGTCGATTCCATTGATACTGCCATTATTATGGGATTGACGGACATTGTGAATGATATGTTGGACTTTATTTCGGGAGTTGATTTCACGAAGACGGAGTTCGTTGAGGCGGATGAAGGCGTGAATCTGTTTG AAACCAACATTCGTTACATCGGCGGACTGCTAGGTGCCTACGACCTCATCAAGAGCGGCCAATTCGGCACATACGACCAGCAGAAGATCGATATGCTTTTAACACAAGCTACAATACTTGCCGATAAAGTTGCGTATGGCTTCAATACGCCCTCAGGCCTTCCCGCTGCGTTTGCCAACTTCACTTCTAATGAGCCAGTCTACGACACCTATACAGACCCAGTCACAAACACGACCTACAACTCAACCAACGCAGCATCCATAGGAACATTCCTCCTCGAGTGGGGCCGGCTGTCTGATCTAACAGGAAACTCAAGCTATCGAGAAATCGTCGAAAAAGCAGACAGCTACTTAATCAACCCTTCACCCGCACCTGCCTTGACCAACCTAATCGGCACACAATTCGATGTTGAAACCGGTAACATGCTCACAAAAGACGGCGGCTGGCAAGCAGGAGTCGACAGCTTCTTGGAGTACCTCATCAAATACTACCAATACGCCCCATCCAACGTCGCACAACAATACAAAGATTTCTGGGTCAAAGCCACGCAGACCACAATCGACAACCTGGTCATCCACCCTCGAGGCTTCAATCAACTCTCCTTCGTATCTCGTTTATCCGAAAACGGCACAGTAGACAATCTCGCAGATGATTTCTCATGCTTCGCAGGCGGGAATTGGCTGCTTGGTGGAGCTCTCCTAGACGATCCAAAGATCACTCAGCTGGGTGTGGACTGGACAGCAGGCTGCTATCATTTGTacaacacctccaccacagGTCTAGGGCCTCTCGTGTGGTCTTGGTCCGACCAGCAAGGCAATACAGTGAACAAGAATTTCCAGAACGATGCTGCAGCTCTTCGTTCTGCCGCAGCACGAGGCTGGTTCATTCCGAATAATTTGGAGAATTGGTTTTCGAGACCTGAGCCGCTGGAAAGTGTCTTCTACGCTTATCGAATTACGGGTGATCAGAAATGGGCTGATGCGAATTGGCGAATTTTCCAGGCGATTAATACGACTGCGAGGACAGCTGAAGCTTTTGCTGCGGTGAATAATGTTGATATGCCGTATG GTGGCTCTATGAGCAACAACCTCGATAGTTTCTTCTTTGCTGAAGTTTTGAAGTATCTCTACTTGACCTTTGTCGATGGGAGCGTTGTGGATCTGTCAGCGTGGGTGTTCAATACGGAAGCCCATCCACTGCAGGCGCAGTGTGCTGGCGGTAATAATGCGAATCAAACTGCTGGGCGATCATCGTCAAACGGCCGCCAGTAG
- a CDS encoding uncharacterized protein (CAZy:AA1) yields the protein MSLAKAAVLALGIRQAAAHWPSTLQHLNGTHLPPWLENDGAAPDAIPWGDMTANNTNYYETWPETGVTRYYVFEIARGQCAPDGVDMECILVNNQFPGPLIEANWGDNIEITVTNRLDEGTAIHLHGFLQKGTPYMDGVPGVHQCPIAPGETFVYRTRAELYGSAWYHSHFDGQSANGFYGPIVIYGPTNAEYDEDLGPVMLGDWVHAYYQDLVDDLMAPFPNAKIPPSDNVLINGLNPYYGAMNASVAGFSIQSGKTYRFRLISAACSATMKFTIDDHEMTVIANDFVPVVPYKTDHVTLSVGQRTDILVTFNRDPSSAVWMRSFIAPCSEAQGQTEARAAIYYENADTEALPISMPGPNAYNTYCGNDDLAQSVPFYKITPPMPESKSVIPISAQVNGTHLLWYMAGRTFRTDYNKPMLMEAQKGNLDFPSILNAHNYGTNNSILMVIENTGKMPHPMHLHGHNMFILAEGPCTDNNFVFGRTDGVAAADIEAPDRDYGNCWDGHIVNPENPLRRDVFMLLPGEYIVIQWLQDNPGVWTLHCHLTWHSAAGFVWTVIERPEDIKQMQIPRQMTEQCDTWQAWTNKNVVHMTDDGV from the exons ATGTCTTTGGCAAAAGCTGCAGTGCTAGCACTGGGAATCAGGCAGGCGGCTGCTCATTGGCCTAGCA CACTACAACACTTGAATGGAACACACCTCCCACCATGGCTGGAGAACGATGGAGCCGCGCCCGATGCAATACCGTGGGGCGATATGACAGCCAACAACACAAATTACTACGAAACATGGCCGGAAACTGGCGTCACTCGATACTACGTGTTCGAGATCGCACGAGGGCAATGTGCTCCTGATGGAGTAGACATGGAATGTATACTCGTCAACAATCAGTTTCCTGGTCCTCTTATCGAAGCCAACTGGGGAGACAACATCGAGATTACAGTGACGAACAGGCTAGATGAAGGGACGGCGATACACTTACACGGCTTTCTGCAAAAAGGCACGCCGTACATGGATGGTGTTCCTGGGGTACATCAATGCCCTATCGCTCCAGGAGAGACATTCGTTTACCGAACTCGAGCCGAGTTGTACGGAAGTGCTTGGTACCACTCACACTTTGACGGACAGTCGGCCAACGGCTTTTACGGACCTATCGTCATCTATGGACCTACAAACGCAGAGTACGATGAAGACCTCGGACCAGTAATGCTGGGCGATTGGGTACACGCATACTACCAAGATCTGGTAGACGACCTCATGGCGCCTTTCCCGAACGCGAAGATTCCGCCGTCAGACAATGTCCTCATCAACGGACTGAACCCATACTATGGCGCGATGAACGCTTCAGTTGCAGGCTTCAGTATCCAGTCAGGCAAGACTTATCGCTTCAGACTGATCTCAGCAGCATGTTCAGCAACCATGAAGTTCACTATTGATGATCACGAGATGACAGTCATTGCGAACGACTTTGTGCCAGTCGTGCCATACAAGACCGATCACGTCACTCTCAGCGTCGGACAACGAACCGACATCCTCGTCACCTTCAACAGAGACCCCTCCAGCGCCGTTTGGATGCGCTCATTCATCGCGCCTTGCAGTGAAGCACAAGGTCAGACAGAAGCCAGAGCCGCGATCTACTACGAAAACGCAGACACTGAAGCTCTACCAATCTCGATGCCCGGACCCAATGCCTACAACACCTACTGTGGAAACGACGACTTGGCACAAAGTGTGCCCTTCTACAAAATCACACCTCCCATGCCAGAATCCAAGAGCGTGATTCCCATCTCCGCCCAAGTCAACGGCACGCATCTGCTCTGGTACATGGCAGGCCGCACCTTCCGCACCGACTACAACAAACCTATGCTCATGGAAGCTCAGAAGGGAAACCTCGACTTCCCTTCAATCCTCAACGCTCACAACTACGGCACGAACAATTCGATCCTCATGGTGATTGAGAACACGGGCAAAATGCCTCACCCGATGCATCTTCACGGCCACAACATGTTTATTCTGGCGGAAGGTCCTTGCACTGATAATAACTTCGTCTTCGGTCGCACTGATGGCGTCGCTGCGGCTGATATAGAAGCTCCTGATCGAGACTATGGTAATTGCTGGGATGGACATATTGTGAATCCGGAGAATCCGTTGAGGAGAGACGTGTTTATGCTCCTGCCTGGGGAGTATATTGTGATCCAGTGGCTGCAGGATAACCCTGGGGTTTGGACTTT GCATTGTCATTTGACATGGCACTCGGCAGCCGGGTTCGTCTGGACTGTTATCGAGAGGCCGGAGGATATCAAGCAGATGCAAATTCCACGACAGATGACTGAGCAGTGCGATACTTGGCAGGCGTGGACGAACAAGAATGTCGTTCACATGACTGATGATGGAGTGTAG
- a CDS encoding uncharacterized protein (BUSCO:EOG09262K9A): MPFDLAKCARPNILALEPYRCARDDYKDDGTNILLDANENAFGPGLALNNDGKLANGSSSSIEIDLLGLNRYPDPHQHELKQHLINLRNTHVHTKKNLTPENLFVGVGSDEAIDALLRAFCKPGHDKIVTCPPTYGMYGVSAQVNDVGIVKVPLDVDNDFAAQPDKINEALSADPSIKMVYLCSPGNPTGNLVDKEAVRKILEHPTWNGLVILDEAYIDFAPEGTSLAEWVAEWPNLVVMQTMSKAFGLAGIRLGAAFASPEVATLLNNMKAPYNIPNPTSQLAIQALQPQNLEVGHKNREKIIQQRDRLLSEMPKITGVGRFRGGTASNFLLVEMTDSAGKPSNEVALQVYERLAERRGVVVRFRGKEPGCLGCIRVTVGTEPEVTRFLKEVKNVLEDVHAGRLSQHSKEREEQKEKDANGVIA, from the exons ATGCCATTCGACCTAGCAAAGTGCGCGAGGCCCAACATCCTGGCTCTCGAGCCTTACAGATGTGCCAGAGA TGACTACAAGGATGACGGCACCAACATTCTTTTGGATGCCAACGAGAACGCCTTTGGACCTGGTTTGGCGCTGAACAATGACGGCAAGCTCGCCAATGgctcctcttccagcatTGAGATCGATTTGCTTGGTCTGAATCGATACCCTGATCC TCACCAGCACGAATTGAAACAGCACCTGATTAATCTGAGAAACACCCACGTTCACACCAAGAAGAATCTGACACCAGAGAACCTATTCGTGGGCGTTGGAAGCGATGAGGCTATCGATGCCTTGCTGCGAGCATTCTGCAAACCTGGCCACGACAAGATCGTCACCTGTCCGCCTACATATGGCATGTATGGCGTATCCGCCCAAGTGAACGATGTTGGTATCGTGAAGGTGCCTTTAGATGTCGACAACGACTTTGCTGCACAACCGGACAAGATCAACGAGGCACTGTCGGCCGATCCATCGATTAAAATGGTTTACCTTTGCAGCCCTGGCAACCCCACTGGCAACCTCGTCGACAAGGAAGCTGTTCGGAAAATTCTGGAGCACCCCACATGGAACGGTCTTGTTATTCTCGACGAGGCTTACATCGATTTCGCACCCGAAGGCACGTCGCTCGCCGAATGGGTGGCGGAGTGGCCCAACCTTGTAGTCATGCAGACAATGTCGAAAGCTTTTGGCCTCGCTGGTATTCGTTTGGGCGCAGCCTTTGCAAGCCCAGAGGTGGCGACTTTGCTTAACAACATGAAAGCCCCCTACAACATCCCGAATCCGACTTCACAGCTCGCCATTCAGGCACTGCAGCCTCAAAATCTCGAAGTAGGCCACAAGAACCGTGAAAAGATCATCCAGCAACGAGACAGACTTCTGTCAGAGATGCCGAAGATTACAGGCGTTGGACGCTTCCGGGGCGGGACGGCAAGCAACTTCTTGCTTGTGGAGATGACCGATTCTGCCGGTAAACCCAGTAATGAGGTCGCCTTGCAAGTATATGAAAGGCTTGCAGAGCGACGAGGAGTTGTGGTTCGCTTCAGAGGTAAAGAACCAGGGTGTCTGGGGTGCATCCGCGTCACTGTTGGGACGGAGCCTGAAGTTACTCGATTCTTGAAAGAAGTGAAGAATGTGCTCGAAGATGTGCACGCTGGCAGACTCAGTCAGCACTCGAaggagcgagaagagcagaaagagaaagaTGCAAATGGTGTTATTGCTTAG